From the genome of Mixophyes fleayi isolate aMixFle1 chromosome 2, aMixFle1.hap1, whole genome shotgun sequence, one region includes:
- the EDNRB gene encoding endothelin receptor type B isoform X2 yields the protein MGILQQFLSLAVMLLATAVVFGEENDPSLRPFSNERLSFLRSVSTTVMSTDVKTSNANISNHSTFQNIVFRPGKSKTSPRCERQIEIKDTFKYINTLVFCLIFIVGIIGNSTLLRIIFKNECMRNGTNLLIASLALGDLLHIIIDIPVITYKLLTQTWPFGVEICKLVPFLQKTSVGITVLSLCALSIDRYRAVTSWTGIGGNGISKWSILEIAFIWVVSAVLAVPEAIGFDIFNHIYNGQNLQTCMLLPIQTTSFMWFYKTYKDLWLFIFYFCLPLLVTAIFYTLMTCQLFRKKSGMRRDVTKTVFCLVLVFAICWLPLHLSRLIKFTFYDPEDNKRCELLSFLLILDYIGLNMADLNSCINPIALYLVSTKFKKCFKSCLCCWCQPKDLMNEEDKQSCIKCKGHDHAYETFTPAVKAILCETEDISI from the exons ATGGGGATTTTGCAGCAATTTTTAAGCCTGGCGGTAATGTTACTCGCTACAGCTGTAGTCTTTGGAGAGGAGAATGACCCATCCCTTCGACCATTCTCTAATGAAAGACTATCATTTTTGAGAAGTGTGTCCACAACAGTTATGTCAACTGATGTCAAGACTTCAAATGCCAACATATCAAACCACAGTACGTTTCAAAATATAGTTTTCCGACCTGGAAAAAGCAAAACGTCTCCTCGGTGTGAAAGACAGATTGAGATCAAAGatactttcaaatatattaacaCATTAGTATTCTGCCTGATATTCATAGTTGGGATCATTGGTAACTCCACATTGTTAAGGATAATCTTTAAGAACGAATGTATGAGAAACGGTACCAACTTGCTGATTGCCAGCCTGGCGCTGGGAGATCTGCTTCATATCATCATTGACATCCCAGTCATCACATATAAG CTTCTAACCCAGACATGGCCTTTCGGAGTTGAAATCTGCAAACTAGTTCCATTCCTGCAAAAGACTTCAGTGGGGATCACTGTCCTGAGCCTGTGTGCACTTAGTATTGATAG GTACAGAGCTGTCACATCCTGGACTGGCATCGGTGGGAATGGAATTTCCAAATGGAGTATTTTGGAAATTGCTTTTATCTGGGTTGTATCAGCCGTGCTAGCAGTCCCTGAGGCCATAGGCTTTGATATTTTTAACCATATCTACAACGGACAGAACCTGCAAACTTGTATGCTTCTGCCAATACAAACAACGTCCTTCATGTGG TTTTACAAGACCTATAAGGACCTGTGGCTTTTCATCTTCTATTTCTGCCTCCCTTTGCTTGTAACTGCAATTTTTTATACTTTGATGACGTGTCAGTTGTTCCGGAAGAAAAGTGGAATG agGCGTGATGTTACGAAAACAGTGTTTTGCCTAGTGCTTGTGTTTGCTATTTGCTGGCTCCCTCTGCACCTCAGTCGGTTGATTAAGTTCACATTTTATGACCCAGAAGATAACAAAAGATGTGAGCTTCTGAG CTTTCTTCTCATATTGGACTACATTGGTTTAAATATGGCTGACTTAAATTCCTGTATTAATCCGATTGCACTTTACCTAGTTAGCACGAAGTTTAAAAAGTGCTTCAAG tcATGTTTATGTTGCTGGTGTCAACCCAAAGATCTGATGAATGAGGAAGACAAGCAATCCTGTATAAAGTGCAAAGGTCATGATCACGCCTATGAGACATTTACACCTGCAGTAAAGGCAATTCTCTGTGAAACAGAAGATATatccatttaa
- the EDNRB gene encoding endothelin receptor type B isoform X1: MGILQQFLSLAVMLLATAVVFGEENDPSLRPFSNERLSFLRSVSTTVMSTDVKTSNANISNHSTFQNIVFRPGKSKTSPRCERQIEIKDTFKYINTLVFCLIFIVGIIGNSTLLRIIFKNECMRNGTNLLIASLALGDLLHIIIDIPVITYKLLTQTWPFGVEICKLVPFLQKTSVGITVLSLCALSIDRYRAVTSWTGIGGNGISKWSILEIAFIWVVSAVLAVPEAIGFDIFNHIYNGQNLQTCMLLPIQTTSFMWFYKTYKDLWLFIFYFCLPLLVTAIFYTLMTCQLFRKKSGMVSTLNDQSKQRRDVTKTVFCLVLVFAICWLPLHLSRLIKFTFYDPEDNKRCELLSFLLILDYIGLNMADLNSCINPIALYLVSTKFKKCFKSCLCCWCQPKDLMNEEDKQSCIKCKGHDHAYETFTPAVKAILCETEDISI, translated from the exons ATGGGGATTTTGCAGCAATTTTTAAGCCTGGCGGTAATGTTACTCGCTACAGCTGTAGTCTTTGGAGAGGAGAATGACCCATCCCTTCGACCATTCTCTAATGAAAGACTATCATTTTTGAGAAGTGTGTCCACAACAGTTATGTCAACTGATGTCAAGACTTCAAATGCCAACATATCAAACCACAGTACGTTTCAAAATATAGTTTTCCGACCTGGAAAAAGCAAAACGTCTCCTCGGTGTGAAAGACAGATTGAGATCAAAGatactttcaaatatattaacaCATTAGTATTCTGCCTGATATTCATAGTTGGGATCATTGGTAACTCCACATTGTTAAGGATAATCTTTAAGAACGAATGTATGAGAAACGGTACCAACTTGCTGATTGCCAGCCTGGCGCTGGGAGATCTGCTTCATATCATCATTGACATCCCAGTCATCACATATAAG CTTCTAACCCAGACATGGCCTTTCGGAGTTGAAATCTGCAAACTAGTTCCATTCCTGCAAAAGACTTCAGTGGGGATCACTGTCCTGAGCCTGTGTGCACTTAGTATTGATAG GTACAGAGCTGTCACATCCTGGACTGGCATCGGTGGGAATGGAATTTCCAAATGGAGTATTTTGGAAATTGCTTTTATCTGGGTTGTATCAGCCGTGCTAGCAGTCCCTGAGGCCATAGGCTTTGATATTTTTAACCATATCTACAACGGACAGAACCTGCAAACTTGTATGCTTCTGCCAATACAAACAACGTCCTTCATGTGG TTTTACAAGACCTATAAGGACCTGTGGCTTTTCATCTTCTATTTCTGCCTCCCTTTGCTTGTAACTGCAATTTTTTATACTTTGATGACGTGTCAGTTGTTCCGGAAGAAAAGTGGAATGGTGAGCACTTTAAATGACCAGTCAAAACAG agGCGTGATGTTACGAAAACAGTGTTTTGCCTAGTGCTTGTGTTTGCTATTTGCTGGCTCCCTCTGCACCTCAGTCGGTTGATTAAGTTCACATTTTATGACCCAGAAGATAACAAAAGATGTGAGCTTCTGAG CTTTCTTCTCATATTGGACTACATTGGTTTAAATATGGCTGACTTAAATTCCTGTATTAATCCGATTGCACTTTACCTAGTTAGCACGAAGTTTAAAAAGTGCTTCAAG tcATGTTTATGTTGCTGGTGTCAACCCAAAGATCTGATGAATGAGGAAGACAAGCAATCCTGTATAAAGTGCAAAGGTCATGATCACGCCTATGAGACATTTACACCTGCAGTAAAGGCAATTCTCTGTGAAACAGAAGATATatccatttaa